GCGTTGCCGCGCGGGAAGGCCGCGACGGACACCGACAGCGGACGCACGCGCGCACGCACCGCCTGGGACGGGCTCGCGACGCAGCGGCGCGCCTCGATCTCACGCAGCAGCTCCACCAGCGCGCTCGCGGTCTCCACGCCCTCCGGGTGCGGCCGCCAGTCCGGCTCGCCCGCGGGCGGGTCGCCCCGCAACGCCAGGAACGAGCGCACGCCCTCGTCGAGGAACTCCTCGACGATCGCGGTGATCTCCGCGCGGCTGGTGCCGACGCACGTCAGGTGCGCGATCGGGGACAGCGACGTCTCCTGCAGCAGCCGGGACACGAAGGCGCGCGAGGTCGCGCGCGTCTTGCCGGCCGCGCCGTACGTCACCGAGACGAAGTCGGGGTGCACCGACTCCAGCTGGCGCACGGTGGCCCACAGGCGAGGTGCCGCCTGGGGGTTGCGGGGCGGGAACAGCTCGAACGAGATGGTCGGGCGGTCCACCGAGCCGAGCGGTCGCGGCGCGGGTGCGACGTGCTCACCGGTGGTGCCGCGCGGCTGGGCTGCTGGCGTGGTGACAGGGGGTTCCACGGTCGGGGCGCTCATGCGCGCGACCTCAGACACAGGGTCTGCGACATCGTCTCTCCATCGACCCTGGCGGAAGCACCCACACCCTCGTCGCGGAGGGGGGTTGCTGCGGCGTCAACGAGCCAGGTCTCTCGGCCGCTCTGGATGGTAGGCCGCGATCGTACGAGACAGACCACATGCTGAGCAAGGGTGCCCAACAGGCGAGACGATGCAGGTCGCCGGGGAGAGACGTCCTGTCAGCGGTGCTGCTGGCGCAAGGGCTGCGCCAGCTCGGTGACCGGGCTGCCGGCGCCCGGCACCGAGAGCAGCCCGGCCTCCACGGCACGCAGCACCTGGGTGTCGAGCGGCTTGACGCCGCCCAGCGCCTCCTGGGCGCCGCGGACGGCCTCGAGCCGGCCGTCGGGGTCGGGCAGATCGGTCATGCGCGGAACTGTAACGTCCCGTCAGGGCGCCTGCCGAGCCCATGTCCACCAGATCACCCGGCGGGAGCACAGCCCGCGGCTGAGTCACCGCGGGGACTCAACCGACCACCGACGGGCAGGTCGCCAGGTGGTCGTCGACGAGCCCGCACGCCTGCATCGCCGCGTAGGCCGTGGTGGGCCCCACGAACCGGAACCCGAGCGACTTGAGCTCTTTGGCGAGCGCACGCGACTCGGGCGTCGTGGCCGGGACGTCCGCCCAGGTCGCGGGGCGCACGTGCTGCGTGCGGTCGGGTGCGAAGGACCAGAACAGCGCGTCGAGCGTGCGGCCGGCCGCGTGCAGCGCGAGCAGCGCGTGGGCGTTGGCGATGGTCGCCTCGATCTTCTGCCGGTTGCGCACGATCCCGGTGTCGCCCAGCAGCCGCGTCACGTCCTGCTCGTCGAACTCCGCGACCACCGCCGGGTCGAAGCCCGCGAACGCCGCCCGAAACGTCTCCCGTTTGCGCAGCACGGTGATCCAGGACAGGCCCGACTGGAACCCCTCCAGCGCGATGCGCTCGAACAGCGCCTCCTCGCCGTGCACCGGGACGCCCCACTCTTCGTCGTGGTAGCGCTCGTACAGCGGGTCGCCGTCACCGAAGCACCGGCCGGTGACGGGATGCGGGGCGGGAACGTCGGTCATGGCCCGCAGTCTGCCGCGCGCCGCCGACACCGTGGTGCGCACCTGTGGACGGGCGGGCCGCCGCGGGTCACGTGAGCGCCGTGAGCGCCTTGCGCACGCGCTGCACCGAGACGGGCACGGGGGTGCCGAGCTGCTGCGCGAACAGCGAGACCCGCAGCTCCTCGATGAGCCACCGCACGTCTGCGACGCGCTCGGGCGCCGCACCCGCGGCCGCGGCGAGCGCGTCCTGCAGGTCGCGCACCTGCCACGCCAGGTCCGCATCCCGCTGCGGACCCTGCGCCGCCTTGTCCAGGCGGTGCCGGGCCGCGCGCAGGTAGCGCGTGAGGTGGACCAGACGCGCTGCGCCGGCCTCGACCACGAAGCCCGCGTGCACCAGCCGCTCGGACTGCTCCCGCACGTCGGCGGCCGTGGCCAGCAACGCCAGGCTCGTCGTCCCCCGGAGCGCGACGTCGAGCTCGCGCCACGCCGTGAGCACGTCCACGAGCGTCCCGACGAGCGCGTGCACGCGGTCCTCGAGCCGGTCCCGCACGTACGCCCGCACGGCCGCGTAGTCCGCGGGCGTGCGGACGTCGTGCGGCGCGCGCGACCCCAGGTGCTCCGCGACGAGCGCATCGATCGCGGCCAGCTGCACGTCCTCGACCAGCGCCTCCCGGCTCGGGTACGGGTTGGCCGCGAGCGCGAGCGCCTGTGCACCCGACCAGCGGGACGTCACGCGGCCGGGCGTCAGGCCCACGTCGAGCAGCAGCAGCCGGCGCAGGCCCGCGCGTGCGGCCGCCGGGCGATGCGCCTCGTCGGCGAGCGTGCGGACGGCCACGGTTCCGCCGTCCTCCACCAGCGACGGGAACGCGCGCACCACGGTGGCGCCCGAGCTGCCCTCGACCACGTCGGGCAGCGTGAGGTCGTCGGGCCACGTCGTCAGGCCCGTGCGCGTGACGGACTCCGCGAGCCCGGCCGGCGACGAGCCCGCATCTGCGCGCCGCGCGGGGACAGACCGGGGCGTGGCGGGACCGGCCCCCGCCGCGGCGCCGGGGCGACGCGCGCCGGCCGACCCGTCGGCGGCGGGCTGCGCGTCCAGGCCCGCCTCCCGCATCGCCTGCCGCATGGCCTGGCGCACCGCGGTGTCCACCGCGTCCTGCGCCTGCCCCGCGAGCCGGTGCTGCAGCACGGCCAGGTCCCGACCCTCGTCGACGATCCCGCCGCGGTCCCCCACCACGCGGAACGTGAGGCGCAGGTGCGCGGGCAGCCGCTCGTCGTCGAACGCGTCCGCGGGCACCTCGACGTCCCGTACGGCCCGGACCGCGCGCGCGAACGACTCGTGGAAGGACGGTGCGGCGTCGCCCGCGCGCACGGTGTCCTCCCAGGACGCGGTGTGCTCGCGCAGCCACGACGCGACGGCCCGGCCGACGTCGGGTGCGGGGACCAGCTGCACGCGCACGGGTTTGGGCAGCGAGCGGATGGTCGCGACGACGAGCTCGTCGAGCAGGCCGGGCACCATCCAGCCGAATCCGTCGGGCGTGACGCGCGGCAGCTGCGCGAGCGGGATGTGCACGGTGACGCCGTCGGCCTCGGTGCCGGGCTCGAACTGGTACGTGAGCGGGAAGGACACGTCACCCTGCGGCCAGCGGGACGGGAAGGACGCCTCGTCGATCGCGTGCGCGTCGTCCGCGACCAGGAGCGCACGGTCGAACGTCAGCAGGTCGGGTGCGGACCGCTGCGCCTTCTTCCACCACTGGTCGAAGTGCCGTGCGGAGACCACGTCGTCGGGGACGCGCTCGTCGTAGAACGCGAAGAGCGCGTCCTCGTCGGCCAGGAGGTCCGCGCGACGGGCGCGCGCCGCGAGCTCGGCGGCCTCGGCCAGCAGCCGGCGGTTCTCGTGGAAGAACCGGTGGTGCGTGGTCCACTCGCCCTGCACCAGCGCGTGCCGCAGGAACAGCTCACGCGCGTGCGCGGGGTCCACGGCCGAGAACAGCACGCGCCGCCCCGCGACCACCGGCATGCCGTACAGCAGGACGCGCTCGGTGCACATCGCGGCACCCTGCTTGGTGGACCACGCGGGCTCGGAGTAGGAGCGCTTGACCAGGTGCGCGCCCAGCTCCTCGGCCCACGCGGGGTCGATGCGGGCGGCGTCCCGGGCCCACAGGCGCGACGTCTCGACGAGCTCGGCCGCCATGACCCACGCGGGCGGCTTCTTGGCGAGCCCCGAGCCGGGGAAGATCGCGAACCGGGCGCCGCGCGCGCCCAGGAACTCGTTGCGGCCCTTGCGGTCCGGCCTCCCGGCGGGTCTCCGGTCACCGCGGCGCGGCGCGGCCACCTCGGTCGCCTCCTGCATGCCTACGTGCGAGAGCAGGCCCGCGAGCACCGACCGGTGCACGGCGTCCGCGTCCCACTCGCGCCGCAGCTCGCCGCGGCGCGGCCCGGTCTGCTCGGCCTCGTCGGGCGGCGCGGGCTCGCTCGTCGGGCGCGGCTCGCGGTCCTGCACCGGGCCCGTGCGGGCGGGTGCCGCCTGGCCGGGCAGCTGCTTGGCCAGGTCGCGCAGCTGCGTGACCACGTCCTGCCACTCGCGCACGCGCAGGTAGTTGAGGTGCTCGGCGCGGCACATCCGCCGGAACGCCGAGCCGGACAGCTCGCGCTGCTGCTCGCGCAGGTAGGTCCACAGGTTGAGGTAGGCCAGCAGGTCCGAGGTCGGGTCCGCGAACCGCGCATGCAGCGCATCGGCCTTCTCGCGCTCGTCGACGGGACGTTCGCGCGGGTCCTGGATGGACAGCGCGGCGGCCACGACGACGACCTCGCGCAGCACGCCCCGACGCGCGGCCTCGACGACCATGCGCGCCAGGCGCGGGTCGACGGGCAGCAGCGCGAGCGCACGTCCGGTCTCGGTGAGGCGCGTGCCCGAGGGCCCGGTCTCGAGCGCGCCCAGCTCGGTGAGCAGCTGCACGCCGTCGCGCACCGCGCGCACGTCGGGCGGGTCGACGAACGGGAAGTCGACGACGTCCTGCGGCGTCCCGGCGACACCCACGGCGATCATCTGCAGGATCACCGACGCGAGCGACGTGCGCAGGATCTCCGGCTCGGTGAAGCGCTCGCGCGACTCGAAGTCCTCCTGCGAGTACAGGCGGATCGCGATGCCGTCCGCGACGCGTCCGCAGCGCCCCGAACGCTGGTTCGCCGACGCCTGGCTGATGGGCTCGATCGGGAGCCGCTGCACCTTGGTCGCCTTGGACCAGCGGGAGATGCGCGCGGTGCCCGGATCCACGACGTACCGGATGCCCGGCACGGTCAGCGACGTCTCCGCGACGTTGGTGGCGAGCACCACGCGACGCCCGGGGTGCGCCGAGAACACGCGGTGCTGCTCGGCCGCCGAGAGCCGGCTGTACAGCGGCAGAAGCTCGACTGCCTGCGGGTGCCGCGGGTCGGTGACGCGCGTCCCCAGCGACGTGCGCAGCGCATCCGCGGCGTCCCGGATCTCGCGCTCGCCCGAGAGGAACACCAGCACGTCGCCCGGGCCCTGCGCGCACAGCTCGTCGACCGCCTCGGTGATGCCGGTCATCAGGTCGCGCTCGCGCACCGGCTGACGGGGTCCCGCGGTTCCTCGTCGGCCGGGTCCCGACGAGGGTGCGCGCGGCTCGTCGGCGAGGTCCGCGTCCTCGTCGGACGTGCCCAGCGCGTCGGGGGACAGCGGCCGGTAGCGGATCTCGACCGGGTACGTGCGACCCGTGACCTCGACCACGGGGGCCGGTACGCCGTCCGGGTGCTCGGGCGTGGGCGGACCCGCGAAGTGGCGTGCGAACCGCGCGGAGTCGATGGTCGCCGACGTGATGACGACCTTGAGGTCCGGGCGGCGCGGGAGCAGACGCGTGAGGTAGCCCAGCAGGAAGTCGATGTTGAGCGAGCGCTCGTGCGCCTCGTCGATGATCAGCGTGTCGTACGCGAGCAGCAGCGGGTCGCGCTGGATCGCCGCCAGCAGGATGCCGTCCGTCATGACCTTGACCAGCGTCGTGTCGCTGGACGTGTCCGTGAACCGCACCTGGTAGCCCACCAGCTCACCCAGCGGCGTGCCGATCTCCTGCGCGATGCGCTCCGCGACGCTCCTTGCCGCGATCCGGCGCGGCTGCGTGTGGCCGATCTGCCCTGCACGGCCGCGACCCAGCTCGAGCGCGATCTTGGGCAGCTGCGTCGTCTTGCCCGAGCCCGTCTCACCCGCGACGACGACCACCTGGTGGTCGCGGATCGCCGCGGCGATGTCCTCGCGGCGTGCGCTCACCGGCAGCTCGGGCGGGAACGTGAGGGGCGGGAGCACCGCCGCGGTGCGCGCCGCGGCGGCGCGGGCGCGGCGTGCGGCGCCGCCCCCCCGTGACGAGCCGCGCTCGGCGGTGCGCTGCGCGGTGCGGCCGGCGGGCCGGTCGGTGGGGTGGCCGGTGGCGCGGTCCGTCGCACGGTCGGCGCGTGCGTCGTCGCGTGGTGCTCGGCCGTCCGGGGTGTCGGACGCGCGCGCGTCGGGGGTGACCTGCTCGTCGCGCGCCGGGCGCCCGCGGCCACGGCCGGAACGGCGCCGCGGGCGCGGCTCACGCCCGGTCGGCTGCGGCTGGTCGGTGGTCACGACTTCCCATCATCCCAGGTCCTCCCGCCCGACCGCCTGGGGATTCCCGCCGGCGCCGCGCGCACCCCGCGGGGCGTGTGGTGGGCTGAGCCCATGAGCGAGCACGAGAGCGCGGCGGAGAAGCGCGCGCGGGCAGGGCTGGAGGCGTCGGGGATCGCGTTCGAGGTGACGCGGCACGGGCGGGTCGGGTCGCTCGCGGAGGCGGCGGCTGCGCGCGGCGTCGAGCCCGCGGACATCGTGAAGTCGCTCGTGGTCCGGCGGGGTGACGACGACTTCCTGTTCGTGCTGGTGACCGGCGACCGCGCGATCTCCTGGCCCAAGCTGCGCGCTCTGCTCGGCGTCTCGCGGATGTCGCTGCCGGACGCGCAGACCGCGCTGGACGTCACGGGCTACGAGCGCGGCACGATCACGCCGTTCGGCTCGCTGACCGCGTGGCCCGTGGTCGCCGACGAGCGCGTGCGCGGACGGCGCGTCTCGATCGGCGCGGGCGGGCACGGGGTGGCGGCCACGGTCGACGGCGACGAGCTGGTGCGCGCGCTGGGCGCGACCGTCGCGGACGTCACGCAGGACGCACCCGCCCCCTGACGCGGCACGGGGGCCGCGACCCGTGGTCGCGACCCCCGTGCGTGCTCGTCGGCGTCAGAGCGTCGGCGCCCGGCCGGGCAGCGGCGTGACGATGTGCGACTCGCCCACCGGCGGCACCGCGGAGATCCGCATCTGCGCCCCGTCGATCGGGTAGCGGAACGGCTGCGACCGGCCGACGCAGACCTTGCCCTCCGCGGGGACCTTGGTGGTCACCAGGTAGGTGGTGATCGCCTTGTCCACGCAGCTGGACGTCAGGAACGCGGTGTGGCCCCAGCTGTTGCTGGACAGCAGACGGCTGTTCGGCAGCAGGTCGGCGGCCGCGACCGCACCCGCGTAGTTCGTCGCCGGGTCCC
The Cellulomonas gilvus ATCC 13127 DNA segment above includes these coding regions:
- a CDS encoding DNA-3-methyladenine glycosylase I — protein: MTDVPAPHPVTGRCFGDGDPLYERYHDEEWGVPVHGEEALFERIALEGFQSGLSWITVLRKRETFRAAFAGFDPAVVAEFDEQDVTRLLGDTGIVRNRQKIEATIANAHALLALHAAGRTLDALFWSFAPDRTQHVRPATWADVPATTPESRALAKELKSLGFRFVGPTTAYAAMQACGLVDDHLATCPSVVG
- the hrpA gene encoding ATP-dependent RNA helicase HrpA, which produces MTTDQPQPTGREPRPRRRSGRGRGRPARDEQVTPDARASDTPDGRAPRDDARADRATDRATGHPTDRPAGRTAQRTAERGSSRGGGAARRARAAAARTAAVLPPLTFPPELPVSARREDIAAAIRDHQVVVVAGETGSGKTTQLPKIALELGRGRAGQIGHTQPRRIAARSVAERIAQEIGTPLGELVGYQVRFTDTSSDTTLVKVMTDGILLAAIQRDPLLLAYDTLIIDEAHERSLNIDFLLGYLTRLLPRRPDLKVVITSATIDSARFARHFAGPPTPEHPDGVPAPVVEVTGRTYPVEIRYRPLSPDALGTSDEDADLADEPRAPSSGPGRRGTAGPRQPVRERDLMTGITEAVDELCAQGPGDVLVFLSGEREIRDAADALRTSLGTRVTDPRHPQAVELLPLYSRLSAAEQHRVFSAHPGRRVVLATNVAETSLTVPGIRYVVDPGTARISRWSKATKVQRLPIEPISQASANQRSGRCGRVADGIAIRLYSQEDFESRERFTEPEILRTSLASVILQMIAVGVAGTPQDVVDFPFVDPPDVRAVRDGVQLLTELGALETGPSGTRLTETGRALALLPVDPRLARMVVEAARRGVLREVVVVAAALSIQDPRERPVDEREKADALHARFADPTSDLLAYLNLWTYLREQQRELSGSAFRRMCRAEHLNYLRVREWQDVVTQLRDLAKQLPGQAAPARTGPVQDREPRPTSEPAPPDEAEQTGPRRGELRREWDADAVHRSVLAGLLSHVGMQEATEVAAPRRGDRRPAGRPDRKGRNEFLGARGARFAIFPGSGLAKKPPAWVMAAELVETSRLWARDAARIDPAWAEELGAHLVKRSYSEPAWSTKQGAAMCTERVLLYGMPVVAGRRVLFSAVDPAHARELFLRHALVQGEWTTHHRFFHENRRLLAEAAELAARARRADLLADEDALFAFYDERVPDDVVSARHFDQWWKKAQRSAPDLLTFDRALLVADDAHAIDEASFPSRWPQGDVSFPLTYQFEPGTEADGVTVHIPLAQLPRVTPDGFGWMVPGLLDELVVATIRSLPKPVRVQLVPAPDVGRAVASWLREHTASWEDTVRAGDAAPSFHESFARAVRAVRDVEVPADAFDDERLPAHLRLTFRVVGDRGGIVDEGRDLAVLQHRLAGQAQDAVDTAVRQAMRQAMREAGLDAQPAADGSAGARRPGAAAGAGPATPRSVPARRADAGSSPAGLAESVTRTGLTTWPDDLTLPDVVEGSSGATVVRAFPSLVEDGGTVAVRTLADEAHRPAAARAGLRRLLLLDVGLTPGRVTSRWSGAQALALAANPYPSREALVEDVQLAAIDALVAEHLGSRAPHDVRTPADYAAVRAYVRDRLEDRVHALVGTLVDVLTAWRELDVALRGTTSLALLATAADVREQSERLVHAGFVVEAGAARLVHLTRYLRAARHRLDKAAQGPQRDADLAWQVRDLQDALAAAAGAAPERVADVRWLIEELRVSLFAQQLGTPVPVSVQRVRKALTALT
- a CDS encoding methylenetetrahydrofolate reductase, with amino-acid sequence MSAPTVEPPVTTPAAQPRGTTGEHVAPAPRPLGSVDRPTISFELFPPRNPQAAPRLWATVRQLESVHPDFVSVTYGAAGKTRATSRAFVSRLLQETSLSPIAHLTCVGTSRAEITAIVEEFLDEGVRSFLALRGDPPAGEPDWRPHPEGVETASALVELLREIEARRCVASPSQAVRARVRPLSVSVAAFPRGNAATGGTRAQDVASLLAKQEAGADFAITQVFYDAEAYLGLVAEARAAGVVIPIIPGIIPTTDPARLLRVQELTGVPVPRDLLDHLGAADDELERHRRGIRAGVDLINGILDGGAPGVHVYTYNTHEAALDLLEGAHLDGATRR
- a CDS encoding aminoacyl-tRNA deacylase, giving the protein MSEHESAAEKRARAGLEASGIAFEVTRHGRVGSLAEAAAARGVEPADIVKSLVVRRGDDDFLFVLVTGDRAISWPKLRALLGVSRMSLPDAQTALDVTGYERGTITPFGSLTAWPVVADERVRGRRVSIGAGGHGVAATVDGDELVRALGATVADVTQDAPAP